In a single window of the Zea mays cultivar B73 chromosome 5, Zm-B73-REFERENCE-NAM-5.0, whole genome shotgun sequence genome:
- the LOC100281064 gene encoding B-box zinc finger family protein, whose protein sequence is MGAARDSAAAGQKHGTGTRCELCGGAAAVHCAADSAFLCLRCDAKVHGANFLASRHVRRRLVPRRAADPEASSAASSGSSCVSTADSAESAATAPAPCPSRTAGRRAPARARRPRAEAVLEGWAKRMGFAAGPARRRAAAAAAALRALGRGVAAARVPLRVGMAGALWSEVAAGCRGNGGEEASLLQRLEAAAHVPARLVLTAASWMARRPDARQEDHEEGWAECS, encoded by the coding sequence ATGGGCGCTGCTCGTGACTCCGCGGCGGCGGGCCAGAAGCACGGCACCGGCACGCGGTGCGAGCTCTGCGGGGGCGCGGCGGCCGTGCACTGCGCCGCGGACTCGGCGTTCCTCTGCCTGCGCTGCGACGCCAAGGTGCACGGCGCCAACTTCCTGGCGTCCAGGCACGTGAGGCGGCGCCTGGTGCCGCGCCGGGCCGCCGACCCCGAGGCGTCGTCGGCCGCGTCCAGCGGCTCCTCCTGCGTGTCCACGGCCGACTCCGCGGAGTCGGCCGCCACGGCACCGGCTCCGTGCCCTTCGAGGACGGCGGGGAGGAGGGCTCCGGCTCGTGCGCGGCGGCCGCGCGCGGAGGCGGTCCTGGAGGGGTGGGCCAAGCGGATGGGGTTCGCGGCGGGGCCGGCGCGCCGGCGCGCcgcggcggcggccgccgcgctccGGGCGCTCGGCCGGGGCGTGGCCGCTGCCCGCGTGCCGCTCCGCGTCGGGATGGCCGGCGCGCTCTGGTCGGAGGTCGCCGCCGGGTGCCGAGGCAATGGAGGGGAGGAGGCCTCGCTGCTCCAGCGGCTGGAGGCCGCCGCGCACGTGCCGGCGCGGCTGGTGCTGACCGCCGCGTCGTGGATGGCGCGCCGGCCGGACGCCCGGCAGGAGGACCACGAGGAGGGATGGGCCGAGTGCTCCTGA